The following proteins are co-located in the Halobaculum roseum genome:
- a CDS encoding MarR family transcriptional regulator, producing MLRRIELEVLATVDRGDTISEIATKLDHSESYLSRAVGDLVEKGLVYTERDGRRKRVIPSDARAVELYQDLVRQHSHIEFPELLTGKALEVLYYLDQPRTVSEIADRSDNYRNTVNRVLKRFRDRGLVGTVDGHYEFNADFDRLHEFARELTHHLHRQRLEAVAPKGTILWEDYDEFLAQAETEIEAEGFHETGLGRFAAFDLQFLLTGHRYYVYSEDLDVVSPAELCCHTLLIDDGSRHRSYCLLLLSHVDVDEADLREQAAKYGLEDEIDALLRYLETYGEVDDERLPEWDEFQELAANYEVPLPQ from the coding sequence GTGCTCCGGCGCATCGAACTCGAGGTCCTCGCTACGGTCGACCGCGGCGACACGATCTCCGAGATCGCGACGAAGCTCGACCACAGCGAGAGCTACCTCTCTCGTGCCGTCGGCGACCTCGTTGAGAAAGGGCTCGTCTACACGGAACGCGACGGCCGCCGAAAACGAGTTATCCCGTCGGATGCTCGCGCCGTCGAGCTCTACCAGGACCTCGTCCGCCAGCACTCCCACATCGAGTTCCCCGAGCTGCTGACCGGCAAGGCACTCGAGGTGCTGTACTACCTCGACCAGCCGCGAACCGTCTCCGAGATCGCCGACCGAAGCGACAATTACCGCAACACGGTCAACCGCGTCCTCAAGCGGTTTCGCGACCGTGGGCTCGTCGGGACCGTCGACGGCCACTACGAGTTCAACGCCGACTTCGACCGCCTCCACGAGTTCGCGCGTGAACTCACACATCATCTACATCGCCAGCGCCTCGAAGCCGTCGCCCCGAAGGGCACGATTCTCTGGGAGGACTACGACGAATTCCTCGCCCAGGCTGAGACGGAGATCGAGGCAGAGGGGTTCCACGAAACCGGCCTCGGTCGGTTCGCGGCCTTCGACCTCCAGTTCCTGCTCACCGGCCACCGCTACTACGTCTACTCCGAGGACCTCGACGTAGTCTCACCGGCGGAGCTCTGCTGTCACACCCTCTTGATCGACGACGGCAGCCGCCACCGCTCGTACTGTCTCCTCCTGCTCAGCCACGTCGACGTCGACGAGGCGGACCTCCGAGAGCAGGCGGCGAAGTATGGTCTCGAAGACGAAATCGACGCCCTGCTCCGCTACCTCGAGACGTACGGCGAGGTTGATGACGAGCGACTCCCGGAGTGGGACGAGTTCCAGGAGCTGGCGGCTAACTACGAGGTGCCACTACCACAGTAA
- a CDS encoding RNA-guided endonuclease InsQ/TnpB family protein codes for MEVHRTVPVKLDVTEEQAELLHETIDEFRWAANYVVDAAWDGEWAETRKSVLHDLTYDELREQTRLHSNHVQSARDRAVDALESVLAKWSKGEYASLPTFTSPFVEYNQRNATFHDDHASLSTVDGRVIVEYVIPEVTGETPFSEYLRSNKWETTGATLHYRRGDFYLHVRTKADVDDPVPAENGTVLGVDLGVENIAVTSTGVFWSADELNHWRQEYVQRRKSLQECGSRWAHENVQAVGRKETGRFKQYLHRVANELVDEAAENGCTVIAFENLTDIRDRMPDARKFHEWAFRRLYDYVSYKAEVLGIQVEQVNPKNTSRRCSSCGFTHEDNRPAQDAFCCQSCEYENHADYNAAKNIGYRLLRNQTGGEGGAPVGVRLNTGMLNANGVKPLPDSARAGVHGEHHGP; via the coding sequence ATGGAGGTCCACCGCACTGTTCCGGTCAAACTCGATGTGACCGAAGAGCAGGCGGAACTGCTTCACGAGACCATCGACGAGTTTCGGTGGGCCGCCAACTATGTCGTAGATGCCGCGTGGGACGGTGAATGGGCCGAAACCCGAAAGTCCGTCCTGCACGACCTGACCTACGACGAACTACGCGAGCAGACACGGCTTCACAGCAACCACGTTCAGTCGGCTCGCGACCGTGCCGTTGACGCACTTGAAAGTGTGCTCGCGAAGTGGTCGAAAGGTGAGTACGCTTCATTGCCCACGTTCACCTCGCCCTTCGTGGAATATAACCAGCGAAACGCCACATTCCACGACGACCACGCCTCGTTATCTACCGTCGATGGACGCGTTATTGTCGAGTACGTCATTCCCGAGGTAACCGGTGAAACGCCCTTCTCCGAATATCTGCGGAGCAACAAGTGGGAGACTACTGGTGCGACACTCCATTATCGCCGTGGCGATTTCTACCTCCACGTCCGAACAAAGGCGGATGTGGACGACCCCGTTCCAGCCGAGAACGGAACGGTTCTCGGTGTGGACCTCGGGGTCGAGAACATCGCCGTTACTTCGACTGGCGTGTTCTGGTCTGCCGACGAACTCAACCACTGGCGACAGGAGTACGTTCAGCGCCGCAAATCGCTCCAAGAGTGTGGGTCGCGGTGGGCTCATGAGAACGTCCAAGCGGTCGGACGCAAGGAGACGGGACGCTTCAAGCAGTATCTTCACCGTGTCGCGAACGAACTCGTAGACGAGGCAGCTGAAAATGGCTGCACGGTGATCGCCTTCGAGAACTTGACGGATATCCGCGATCGGATGCCAGATGCCCGTAAGTTCCACGAGTGGGCGTTCCGTCGCCTGTACGACTACGTCTCGTACAAGGCCGAGGTACTCGGGATCCAGGTTGAGCAAGTGAACCCGAAGAACACGTCGAGACGGTGTTCATCTTGTGGGTTCACACACGAGGACAACCGCCCCGCACAGGACGCGTTCTGCTGTCAGTCCTGCGAGTACGAGAACCACGCGGACTACAACGCAGCCAAAAACATCGGCTATCGACTCCTTCGCAACCAAACTGGCGGCGAAGGAGGCGCACCCGTAGGCGTGCGCTTGAACACCGGGATGCTGAACGCGAACGGGGTCAAGCCCCTGCCGGATTCGGCTAGAGCGGGAGTCCACGGTGAACACCACGGTCCTTAG